The Priestia megaterium NBRC 15308 = ATCC 14581 region TTTTTGGACGTTAACATAGTTACCTAAAGAAAAATTAGTTTTACCATAGTCCTCTTCAGCAAACTAAAGCTTCAGCGGTTAAAAACCTTTCTCTCGTATCATAATAATTTCGAGGTGAAAGATATGTATAAACTGTTATCACATACGGATTTAGATGGAGTTGGATGCGGAGTTTTAGCAAAGTTAGCTTTTGGAGATAGAATAAAAATTCGTTATAACTCTATTGCATCGCTTAACCGTGAAGTAGAATGGTTTTTAGAAAATGAAGAAAGAAATACACATTTATTTATCACGGATTTATCAGTAAACGAAGAGAATGAAAAAAGACTTGAAGAGTTTTATCAAACAGGAGGAAAAGTCCAGCTGCTTGATCATCATAAAACAGCTCTTCATTTCAACGAATATGAATGGGGACACGTTGTCGTAGAAGACAACGAAGGGAGCTTAGCCTCGGGAACGTCCTTGTTTTATGAATACCTTATAGAAAATGAACTTATCCAGACTTCCAATGCGGTTGATGAATTTGTAGAACTAGTAAGGCAGTATGATACTTGGGAATGGGAAAAGAACAACAACCAAGAAGCACACAGGCTAAATGCTCTCTTCTTTTTAATATCTATTGACGAGTTTGAAGAAAAAATGGTTAACAGACTTCAAAACAGTGACCACTTCTTTTTTGACGAGTTTGAACAGAAGATATTAGATATGGAAGAAGATAAAGTAGAACGTTATATTCGTCGAAAAAGACGAGAATTGGTGCAAACCTCTATAGATGACTATTTGGCAGGGATCGTGTACGCTGAATCGTATCATTCAGAACTTGGAAACGAATTAGGAAAAGAATATCCTCACCTTGATTACATTGCCATGTTAAATATGGGAGGAAAACGAATTAGTCTTCGGACCATTCATGATCATGTGGATGTATCAGAAGTTGCTGGTCACTATGGAGGCGGAGGTCACGCAAAAGCTGCTGGATGTTCGTTAACTAATGAAGCTTATAACCAGTTTGTAACAGATACATTTCATCTGGATCCTGTACGAGAGGATGCAAGAAGAAACCGATATAATTTGAAAGAATCTTCATCTGGTTCTCTCTACGAAACTCAAAATGATGATATGTTC contains the following coding sequences:
- a CDS encoding DHH family phosphoesterase translates to MYKLLSHTDLDGVGCGVLAKLAFGDRIKIRYNSIASLNREVEWFLENEERNTHLFITDLSVNEENEKRLEEFYQTGGKVQLLDHHKTALHFNEYEWGHVVVEDNEGSLASGTSLFYEYLIENELIQTSNAVDEFVELVRQYDTWEWEKNNNQEAHRLNALFFLISIDEFEEKMVNRLQNSDHFFFDEFEQKILDMEEDKVERYIRRKRRELVQTSIDDYLAGIVYAESYHSELGNELGKEYPHLDYIAMLNMGGKRISLRTIHDHVDVSEVAGHYGGGGHAKAAGCSLTNEAYNQFVTDTFHLDPVREDARRNRYNLKESSSGSLYETQNDDMFLVSLQNEDEWIIENSKGLSIHTFKSFKEAEIFLKRNYAAWLVRDDIFVKYLIRYIKKLKHGE